In the genome of Xiphias gladius isolate SHS-SW01 ecotype Sanya breed wild chromosome 1, ASM1685928v1, whole genome shotgun sequence, the window aatgttgaattaagAGGAGGAAGTTGATACAGgatgaaagaataaagaagaaAGGGCAAGACAGCAAGAGGAAACAGAACGGACATGGTTACAGAacatgagaggaaaagaaagtaaTACCAGTTTCTTTATCAGTGACTTCACTTTGCTgcaggagctgcagattcagcagcccagctgtgtttgtgtgtgttgctgcattGAAGCTGCAGTGTCAGTGCATGTGTAGTTTAACCATGAAGCTACTAGGTCACCACTAGGACGGTGTGggattactgtactgtactgtgtgtgtgttggtaggtttgtctgtgtgtgtgacgtaACCCTCATCTGGTAGCATTCTAACATGTTAATCCCTGACAGATTAGCTACTGTTTCACTCCTGTTAGCATGCAGCCTTTCTCTatagatttattttcttctgcACTTTTATCTTTTCTAATTAGTTTCCTTCTGTCAGTCTTTCTTCCTTGAtgctttgattttgttttccattctttattatttccttttttcccttacGCTCTGCTGTTTTCTTCCTGCTTGCCTTCATCTTCAACACATCATCTAATCCGTCATGAATGGATTAGCATAAATACACTGATCATTGCACTGCTCATTCCCTCTCCAGTATTGTCAGATCAGTAGTTCGAGATTATAATgcaacatgtaaacacaaacaccagttATAATTCTCTGCCAAaaattgttaataaaaacatCGATCCATCACATTCACCAAGACAATCTCTACACGTGGCCTCGTAATTCAGGTCCCTAGACTGAAATTGTACCAATAATACTAAAACTCCATCTTCGGCTCACTTGTAACAGAATGAATGTCTGAAACTCGCCTGTACTGTTATTTTAGAATGTGCCAAGCAGATCGACAGATAAAGACATAGGCAGATGGGCAAGGATCCAGCCAGCCAGATAAAGGACACAGACCGAATGACCAAAATGGCACAGATGCtaagacagagagcagagagacagacagacagacagacaggcgaTCACAAGGACACGGGGTCAGTCCAGAATGACTGAACAGAGCattagttgtttttattgttgggAAATGTGGTCAGCGGCATTCCTATCCTCCTCCTGCCCTTCATCAATACTGAAGTACTGctgactaacacacacacacacacacacacacacaccttctctttgtctctcatttATACAACATGTACCACATTTTCTAAATAGATTgacatcaaatattaaaaaaaaaaattaattattttcatctgGTTCAAAGAAGTGAAGAACTTATTAACCAAATCACTGATACAAATTACTGCAGTGTAAAAGCTGAACATAAAAACTTCAAACACGGCAGCATTGGTGGACACACAGGAGGATTACAAGCACATTCCGCGAAGGAGAACACATTGCAATGTGTGAGTATTTGAACAGAAGGGAAGAGACTGTTCAGTTCTTATCTTCATAGAGTTACAACATAAGTACAGTATGATCACATTTTGACAACTGAAGCCTGTCTTACTCCCTTACTTTCTTACTTACTAAGTACTCAGCTCTGATATCAGAGGCAGGAGTGTAATCAGTGcatggctaacattagcatgtgaCCATGCAGCTGTGGGTGACACTTATCCCGCGGCTGACTTGTTAATGATTAGAAAGTGAAAAGCTTTGGTTTAACGCCGTCAAGTATCAAACATGGATGAAGAACCAAATATATTTGCTATGCCAGTCATACATTTATATTGAAATTTGGAATTGTGTAGTTCATCTCTGATACAGAGCCAACAACGTTTTCTCTGAACAGAGAAGCAGGTTAACAAGTTTTATTGTGATTTTGTAAAAATCCAGTAATTGAAATCTgcttctttaaacattttaaggGACAAAAATCTAAATCTCTGGCATCAGTACTTCCGTCTTTGCACGATAGCACAAATAGTTGTGTTTGCTGGTGGGAAGCCTGTTAGGGATTGAGAACCTGCATGCGAAGCTCCTTGTTGTCAGGACAAAAGTAGTGGCTGGTGAATCTATTTGTTTCAGAGACAACAAATAACAGTCTGAAGTTCTCCCAGACCAACAGAGGACGTTAGCAGTGACATGAGTACCAGTGCACAGTGCACAATCTTACACTCCAGTtgcaagaaaaatgacaaaaagttagaaaaaacaaaacaaaacaaaacaaactttgatACATCATTTTTTCAGTCGTGTCAAGTTACATCTCCTCCTTCTGCCTGACCACAGCTGTGATGAGGGCGGCACCCTTCCCGCTGCCCTCCTCTGATGGGAGGAAGGTCACGTTACACTGGGGAGCCAAAACTCTGGCAGTCTCTTGGAGGACTCCAGAGAAACTAGAAgtaacagaagaagaagagtttGTAGTTTGTAGAAAGTAATTCgagaaaactaaataaaagagtaaaagagTAAAAGTAGCTGTTGAATCCAGTCACCAACAAcataaaatttgaattgaactgaattcaTTGAAACTATGACTACGAAaaggaataataaaaataactcacTGTGGATGTAGTTTGTAGAGTGCCCCATCTACCCCTACAGTGATGTTGAGATGGTCCAGTCCTCGGTTCTCTCTGATCTTATCGACCACGGCCGCCATTCCTGCCCCACACAGCTGAGCTGCACGACGTGACACTGCTCCACATACCTATACAACAATGAAAACCATTATCATTACTGCAGAAGTTAATAGACTGTTGGTGCCACGGTTTGCTGAGACAGACAATATCAAATcatttcacagtggaaaaaaatcttaCTAATCCCAATTTGAGCATTGCAACagagaacatgtttttttgagCATTGCAGTGGGtcatatttttaacttttctaaCCTCTTTTCTGAAATTTGGGATGAACTCGAATTCAAGAGATGGCCATAAGGGTGCAG includes:
- the LOC120783192 gene encoding hexokinase-1-like isoform X1 is translated as MYLGEVVRKVLLDLTRGGLLFRGHVTETLKTPGIFETKYLSEIESDRLALLQVRSILQGLGLDSTCDDSIIVKQVCGAVSRRAAQLCGAGMAAVVDKIRENRGLDHLNITVGVDGALYKLHPHFSGVLQETARVLAPQCNVTFLPSEEGSGKGAALITAVVRQKEEM